In one Thermodesulfobacteriota bacterium genomic region, the following are encoded:
- the pstA gene encoding phosphate ABC transporter permease PstA yields the protein MAFLLGKNLKLATTGKQAEYKEIATPVQSASGGVRRKIFQSVAFSAFRIAAVINGIALFIIVFFMVKNGWKAITWTFLTQPPIDSMTKGGILPCIVGTFSLSIGAIIVAMPIGIASAIYLNEYARPGRALRLIRLGINNLAGVPSVVFGLFGLAFFVVILKMGVSIIAGALTLGAMSLPVIIGATEEALKAVPDTYREASLGLGATKWQTIRKVVLPSAMPGILTGAILGISRAAGETAPIMFTGAVFFTPVLPTSIFDEVMALPYHIYVLATAGTEIEVTRHLQYGTALVLIALVLGMNLIAIIYRLRLRRRLQ from the coding sequence ATGGCTTTTCTATTAGGTAAAAATTTAAAATTAGCTACCACCGGCAAACAGGCAGAGTACAAGGAAATTGCCACCCCGGTTCAATCCGCTTCTGGCGGGGTCCGCAGAAAAATTTTTCAGTCTGTTGCTTTTTCGGCTTTCCGTATTGCCGCAGTGATCAACGGTATTGCGCTGTTTATTATCGTTTTTTTTATGGTAAAAAACGGCTGGAAGGCAATTACCTGGACATTTTTGACCCAGCCGCCAATAGACTCCATGACCAAGGGAGGGATTCTTCCGTGTATTGTGGGAACATTCTCCCTAAGTATTGGAGCCATTATCGTTGCCATGCCCATCGGCATCGCATCAGCCATTTACCTCAACGAATATGCCCGTCCCGGACGTGCTCTAAGACTGATCCGGCTGGGAATAAATAATCTGGCAGGCGTGCCGTCGGTGGTATTCGGTCTTTTCGGTCTGGCCTTTTTTGTGGTGATATTAAAAATGGGGGTCAGCATCATTGCCGGAGCTCTAACACTTGGGGCCATGTCTTTGCCGGTCATTATCGGCGCTACCGAGGAAGCCTTGAAAGCGGTTCCGGATACTTACAGAGAAGCATCTCTCGGCCTGGGAGCAACCAAGTGGCAAACCATTCGAAAGGTGGTACTCCCTTCCGCCATGCCGGGCATCCTCACCGGCGCCATATTAGGCATTAGTCGGGCCGCCGGAGAAACAGCGCCCATTATGTTTACCGGTGCAGTATTTTTCACACCGGTTCTGCCAACATCCATTTTTGACGAAGTCATGGCCCTTCCATATCACATTTATGTCCTGGCCACCGCAGGAACTGAAATAGAAGTGACCCGACACCTTCAATACGGCACCGCCCTTGTCTTAATCGCACTTGTTTTAGGAATGAATCTGATTGCCATTATTTACCGTTTAAGATTACGCAGGAGACTGCAATAA
- the pstC gene encoding phosphate ABC transporter permease subunit PstC, with the protein MALKRQTVEKSVQKIFFLIAMASITTLFLIMVFLFKEGLPIFKTVSIKDFVFGHYWYPTSEPPDFGIFPLIVASVVVTFVSAVISIPLGVMTAVFLAEIASKKVSEIFKPVVELLAALPSVVIGFFGMVLVAPFLQNVFNIPTGLNLFNASLMLAFMSIPTICSISEDAIHSVPLALKEASMALGATHLETIVRVILPASISGISTAVILGLSRAIGETMVVLMVAGGAAMLPESIFDPVRPMPASIASEMAEAPVGGEHYFALFATGIVLFLFTLVFNLIADHIAFKYRQTGEASL; encoded by the coding sequence ATGGCACTAAAGAGACAGACCGTAGAAAAGTCGGTACAGAAAATCTTTTTCCTCATTGCAATGGCTTCTATTACCACCCTTTTTCTGATTATGGTTTTTCTTTTCAAAGAAGGCCTGCCGATTTTTAAAACTGTTTCCATCAAAGACTTTGTGTTCGGCCACTACTGGTATCCCACATCTGAACCTCCTGATTTTGGAATTTTTCCGCTGATTGTGGCTTCTGTGGTGGTTACCTTTGTCTCAGCGGTGATATCCATACCCCTTGGTGTGATGACTGCGGTTTTTCTGGCTGAAATTGCATCCAAAAAGGTTTCCGAGATTTTTAAACCTGTGGTTGAGCTTTTGGCCGCCCTTCCCTCCGTGGTGATCGGTTTTTTCGGCATGGTACTGGTGGCTCCCTTTCTGCAGAATGTTTTTAATATCCCTACCGGGCTAAACCTTTTTAATGCGTCACTCATGCTGGCATTTATGTCAATTCCTACCATATGCAGTATCTCCGAAGATGCCATACACAGCGTACCGTTGGCCCTGAAGGAAGCTTCCATGGCCCTTGGGGCGACACACCTGGAAACGATTGTCAGGGTGATCCTGCCTGCATCTATTTCGGGGATCAGCACAGCGGTTATCCTTGGGCTGTCACGGGCGATTGGAGAAACCATGGTGGTTTTGATGGTGGCAGGCGGAGCGGCCATGCTGCCCGAATCTATTTTCGATCCGGTCAGGCCCATGCCGGCAAGCATTGCTTCGGAAATGGCGGAAGCTCCTGTGGGAGGAGAACATTATTTCGCTCTATTTGCCACCGGAATTGTACTATTTTTATTTACCCTTGTCTTCAATTTGATTGCGGACCATATTGCATTTAAATATAGACAGACCGGTGAAGCATCATTATAA
- a CDS encoding phosphate ABC transporter substrate-binding protein: protein MKKSIFIMVSLLALAVITHPVFAGNLVIKGSTTVLPIAQKAVEAYMSEHPDVKISLSGGGSGNGIKAIIDGSTDIANASRFIKGKEVKLAHEKGVYPVPFAIAYDSIIPVVHPSNKIKNITTAQLKALYKGEIKNFKELGGPDLKIVVISRDTSSGTYETWAKKVMKKERVTPRAQVMASNGAIVQAVSNNKHAIGYIGIGYLNRKVKPLKVNGVEGTEATTLNGTYPISRPLFMFTKGWPKGDTLNFINFMLNPQKGQKYVKKAGYVKLY, encoded by the coding sequence ATGAAAAAATCTATTTTTATTATGGTTTCATTACTGGCACTGGCTGTCATCACCCATCCCGTTTTTGCGGGCAATCTTGTCATCAAAGGATCAACCACTGTGCTTCCCATTGCACAAAAGGCGGTGGAAGCTTATATGAGTGAACATCCGGATGTAAAAATTTCCCTTTCGGGCGGTGGATCAGGAAATGGTATCAAGGCCATTATCGACGGATCTACGGATATTGCCAACGCTTCTCGATTCATCAAAGGCAAGGAAGTAAAACTTGCCCACGAGAAAGGCGTCTATCCGGTTCCTTTTGCAATAGCTTATGATTCCATTATTCCAGTGGTGCACCCGAGCAACAAAATAAAAAATATAACGACTGCTCAATTGAAAGCCCTATATAAAGGTGAAATTAAAAATTTCAAAGAACTCGGCGGGCCTGATCTTAAAATTGTCGTTATTTCACGGGACACCTCATCCGGAACCTATGAAACCTGGGCCAAAAAAGTCATGAAAAAAGAACGGGTCACACCCAGGGCACAGGTGATGGCTTCCAACGGCGCTATTGTACAGGCAGTTTCCAATAATAAGCATGCCATTGGCTACATCGGTATCGGTTATCTTAACAGAAAAGTGAAACCGTTGAAGGTGAATGGAGTAGAAGGAACCGAAGCCACCACACTTAACGGCACCTACCCCATCTCAAGACCCCTTTTCATGTTCACCAAAGGCTGGCCAAAAGGAGATACGCTCAATTTCATCAACTTTATGCTCAATCCTCAAAAAGGCCAGAAATATGTGAAAAAAGCAGGATATGTAAAATTATACTAA
- a CDS encoding crotonase/enoyl-CoA hydratase family protein: protein MSGNDFFKVKKEGHIAWLILNRPEKRNSMNLECFSSLREIFPRFDKDPEVRVVVIQAEGQCFTGGLDLYDAATLIGADSADSREQLRKVILEMQESMNMIERCKKPVIAAAHGLCIGAGVDLLSACDIRVASKDALFSIRETKIAIIADLGTLQRLPTIIGHGWFRELALTGRNFTAAEALQMGFITHIADNQKELFAKAKKLAEEIAGNSPLAVQGAKEVILYSRDNGIYPGLEYVAQKNASTLPCDDVMEAFKAFMEKRPPEFKGK from the coding sequence ATGAGCGGCAACGATTTTTTTAAAGTCAAGAAAGAAGGTCATATTGCATGGTTGATTTTAAATCGACCCGAAAAGCGCAACAGTATGAATCTGGAATGTTTTTCCAGTTTGCGCGAAATCTTTCCCAGGTTTGATAAGGACCCGGAGGTGAGGGTGGTGGTGATACAGGCCGAAGGCCAATGTTTTACCGGTGGCCTGGACCTGTATGATGCGGCAACTCTTATTGGCGCCGATTCCGCCGATTCCAGGGAGCAGCTTAGAAAAGTGATCTTGGAGATGCAGGAAAGCATGAACATGATTGAAAGGTGCAAGAAGCCGGTTATCGCTGCAGCACATGGCCTTTGTATCGGCGCGGGCGTTGACCTGTTAAGCGCCTGTGACATACGTGTGGCCAGTAAGGATGCCTTGTTTTCCATCAGGGAAACTAAGATCGCCATCATTGCTGATCTGGGTACTTTGCAGCGTTTGCCTACCATTATCGGCCACGGCTGGTTTCGCGAGCTGGCCCTGACCGGCAGAAATTTTACTGCGGCAGAGGCTTTACAAATGGGATTCATCACACACATCGCTGATAATCAAAAGGAACTGTTTGCAAAAGCAAAAAAACTGGCCGAAGAAATCGCCGGCAACTCACCCCTGGCTGTTCAGGGAGCCAAAGAGGTGATACTTTACAGCCGTGATAATGGCATCTATCCGGGACTGGAATATGTGGCGCAAAAAAACGCTTCAACGTTGCCCTGTGATGACGTGATGGAAGCGTTTAAAGCGTTCATGGAAAAACGCCCTCCTGAATTCAAAGGAAAATAG
- the dsrA gene encoding dissimilatory-type sulfite reductase subunit alpha — protein MAKHETPLLDQLESGPWPSFVSDLKQEAASRAKNEKNIEYQIPQDAVDDLLGVLELSYKHGRTHWKHGGIVGVFGYGGGVIGRYCDQPEMFPGVAHFHTMRVSQPAGKFYTTKYLEDICDLWERRGSGVTNMHGSTGDIIFLGTTTPQLEEVFWELGHNLNQDLGGSGSNLRTPSDCIGAARCEYACYDTQAICHDLTNEYQDELHRPAFPYKFKFKFDGCPNCCVASIARADLSFIGTWRDEIRIDQEAVQAYVGGEIPPNGNAHSGRDWGPFDIQKEVIDLCPTNCMWMEGKKLMIDDKECTRCMHCINVMPRALRIGNDRGCSIFAGAKAPILDGAQMGTLIVPFIKVEEPYDEIKETVIEPIWDWWMEEGKNRERLGELMKRQGFQKLLEVTGFKPDPRMVQEPRTNPYIFWKEDEVEGGFDRDINEFRKFHQR, from the coding sequence ATGGCAAAACATGAGACCCCTTTGTTGGATCAGCTTGAGTCCGGACCATGGCCGAGTTTTGTATCCGATCTTAAGCAAGAAGCCGCATCAAGGGCAAAGAATGAAAAGAACATAGAGTACCAGATTCCACAGGATGCGGTTGATGACCTTCTCGGCGTGCTTGAGCTTTCTTATAAGCATGGAAGGACTCACTGGAAACATGGTGGGATTGTAGGCGTGTTTGGCTATGGCGGCGGTGTGATCGGACGTTACTGTGACCAGCCCGAAATGTTCCCGGGTGTGGCCCATTTCCACACCATGCGTGTCAGCCAGCCTGCAGGCAAGTTCTATACCACGAAATACTTAGAAGATATCTGTGACCTTTGGGAAAGACGTGGAAGCGGTGTCACCAACATGCATGGCTCCACCGGTGATATCATTTTCCTCGGTACTACCACACCCCAGCTTGAAGAAGTGTTTTGGGAACTGGGCCATAACCTGAACCAGGATCTTGGCGGTTCCGGTTCCAACCTGAGGACACCTTCCGATTGTATCGGCGCTGCCCGATGTGAATATGCCTGCTATGATACACAGGCCATATGCCATGATCTTACCAATGAGTATCAGGATGAACTTCACAGGCCGGCATTTCCTTACAAATTCAAGTTTAAATTCGACGGATGTCCCAACTGCTGTGTCGCATCAATTGCAAGGGCAGACCTTTCCTTTATCGGTACCTGGCGCGATGAAATCAGGATCGATCAGGAGGCGGTGCAGGCGTATGTCGGTGGAGAGATTCCACCCAACGGTAACGCCCATTCCGGGCGTGACTGGGGTCCTTTTGATATCCAGAAAGAGGTGATTGACCTTTGCCCCACCAACTGCATGTGGATGGAAGGCAAAAAACTGATGATCGATGACAAGGAATGCACCCGCTGTATGCACTGCATAAACGTGATGCCGAGAGCATTGAGAATAGGCAATGACAGGGGTTGTTCCATCTTTGCAGGTGCCAAGGCTCCGATTCTTGATGGTGCACAGATGGGGACTCTGATCGTTCCATTTATAAAGGTTGAAGAACCTTATGATGAAATAAAAGAGACCGTCATCGAGCCCATCTGGGATTGGTGGATGGAAGAAGGTAAAAACCGTGAGCGGTTGGGCGAACTGATGAAGCGACAGGGTTTCCAGAAACTGCTTGAAGTAACCGGTTTTAAACCGGATCCGAGAATGGTTCAGGAACCCCGTACCAACCCGTATATTTTCTGGAAAGAAGATGAAGTTGAAGGCGGGTTTGATCGTGATATTAACGAATTTAGAAAATTCCATCAGAGAT